Sequence from the Corallococcus sp. EGB genome:
TCCCCAGCCGCGCCATCGCATGGAGGAAGCCGTAGAACCCCACGCCAATCCCCACCAGGCTCAGCCCCAGGAGCAGCCAGGGCGACGTCCCCAGCCACTTGTCCAGGAAGTACCCGCCCAGGACCCCCACCACCGCCCCGCCCACCAGCTTCCAGACCGCGGAGATGTACGGCTCCGCCGCCCGCATCTGCCGGGCCGTCTCGCCCAGCTCACTGCCTGGCGCGTCCTCCCGACTCCGAGGCTCCTGGTCTGCCATGCGGACGCCTCACCAACCCCTGGGAAAGTCTTGGGTTTCCATCACCAACCCCGACCCCGACCCTTACATGCGCGGGCGCCGCTTAGCACCGAATGCGCGGCGCGTGCAACCGGTACGGGGGCGGGGGGTGCTCCACCGCCAGCAGCGGTTGCCGCACCCTCAAGCGCAGCTATCACGGCGGAGGGTCCGGAGGGGTTGTTTCTCCTCGAAGGAAGGCCCCCTTCCGGCAGGCGCCCCGGGAGGCGCCCGGTGGATCAGCGGCGGGGGGGAGATGGGGGTGACAGGCGGCCGGGCGGAACGCCCTCTGTCTCTCAGCACCGGCCCCGGGTCATCGCCAGCTTGCCGGGGGCCACGTTGGCCACTCATGCCCAAGGAGCCACGCATGCCGAAGCCGCTCGAGCTCACCTCGCCGAAGTTCAAGAACGGGACGCCCATCCCCATCGCCTACACCGGCGAGGGCGACGACAAGGCCCCACCCCTGCACTGGGAGAACCTCCCCGCCGGGGCCAAGAGCCTGGCGCTCATCGTGGAGGACCCGGACGCGCCGGACCCGGCGAACCCTCAGCGCACCTTCTGCCACTGGGTCGTCTACAACCTCCCCGTCAACGCGCAGAACCTCCCGGACGGGGCCACCCTGGACGTGCTGCCGGAGGGGGTGAAGCTGGGACGCAACGACTTCGGCCGGCAGGACTACGGCGGGCCCATGCCTCCCATCGGCAACCACCGGTACTACTTCAAGCTGTATGCCCTGGACACGGTGCTGCCGGACCTGGGCCAGCCCACGCGCACGGCGCTGCTGGAGGCGATGGAGGGCCACATCGTGGGGGAGACCCAGCTCATGGGCACCTACGAGAAGGCGCACCACCGCAAGCACTGAGCGGGCGTCCGGAGGCCCTCAGGGTGCCGGCAGCTCGCGCGGCATCACCGCGGGCAGGTTGGGCACCTTGAGGTACTCCACGCGCGTGGGCTTCGGCGCCGGCGGGGGCCAGCCCGGCGCGTCCAGCGCGGCGAGCAGCGTGAGCACCGGGTCGTCGAAGGACTCCACGCGCAGGCCCGACGCCGGCATGGGAGCCAGGCCCCACGCGAGCGACAGGCGCAGCCGTCCGAACCGGGCCACCTCCGGCACCTACGCGGGCAGCCCCTGAAGGGGCTTCGCGTGCAACTCCAGCCGCCGCTCCGAGTCCGGCGTGAGCGGCAG
This genomic interval carries:
- a CDS encoding AtpZ/AtpI family protein, giving the protein MADQEPRSREDAPGSELGETARQMRAAEPYISAVWKLVGGAVVGVLGGYFLDKWLGTSPWLLLGLSLVGIGVGFYGFLHAMARLGKRK
- a CDS encoding YbhB/YbcL family Raf kinase inhibitor-like protein, which encodes MPKPLELTSPKFKNGTPIPIAYTGEGDDKAPPLHWENLPAGAKSLALIVEDPDAPDPANPQRTFCHWVVYNLPVNAQNLPDGATLDVLPEGVKLGRNDFGRQDYGGPMPPIGNHRYYFKLYALDTVLPDLGQPTRTALLEAMEGHIVGETQLMGTYEKAHHRKH